Proteins encoded together in one Carya illinoinensis cultivar Pawnee chromosome 3, C.illinoinensisPawnee_v1, whole genome shotgun sequence window:
- the LOC122304273 gene encoding keratin-associated protein 5-5-like isoform X3: MGSAVKWRRFRCLKERLVFLRVADYVVANSDPFIATNRKNRRRCRFWKWLCRMPCFNLSWICCCCCYNGCSLHLKMPRCCCDCNPCNSCSCASCCCCNCNRCNCGSCLHCGSCNRNTCNCGSCVPCASCDCNTCKCASCVPCASCDCNTCKCASCFSCASCDCNTCKCASCFSCHLPKWRCCAFPRSNCCQKDSCIRNCCNFPSPSCPDCSCCIWRCSRPKCPKVRRCCCCTKTCCNPCYLCY, from the exons ATGGGAAGCGCCGTGAAATGGCGAAGGTTCAGATGCTTGAAAGAGAGATTGGTTTTCTTGAG GGTTGCTGATTATGTGGTGGCAAACTCGGATCCTTTTATAGCTAC AAATCGGAAGAATCGTCGGCGCTGTCGCTTCTGGAAATGGCTGTG TCGAATGCCTTGTTTTAACCTCTCTTGgatctgctgctgctgctgctataATGGGTGCTCACTTCATCTAAAAATGCCGCGCTGCTGTTGTGACTGCAATCCATGTAACTCTTGTTCCTGTGCCAGCTGCTGTTGCTGTAACTGCAATAGATGTAACTGTGGTTCTTGTCTCCACTGTGGTTCCTGCAACCGCAATACATGTAATTGTGGTTCCTGTGTCCCCTGTGCTTCCTGTGATTGCAATACATGTAAATGCGCTTCCTGTGTTCCCTGTGCTTCCTGTGACTGCAATACATGTAAATGCGCTTCCTGTTTCAGCTGTGCTTCCTGTGACTGCAATACATGTAAATGCGCTTCCTGTTTCAGCTGTCATCTGCCGAAGTGGCGGTGTTGTGCTTTTCCACGATCAAATTGCTGTCAGAAAGATTCATGCATCAGAAATTGTTGCAATTTTCCATCTCCTTCATGCCCAGATTGCTCTTGCTGCATTTGGAGATGTTCACGTCCTAAATGTCCAAAGGTACGCCGTTGTTGCTGTTGTACAAAAACTTGTTGTAACCCTTGTTATCTATGTTACTAG
- the LOC122304273 gene encoding guanine nucleotide-binding protein subunit gamma 3-like isoform X1: MAAPSGYSSSAPPLPPPRPKSPPQYPDLYGKRREMAKVQMLEREIGFLEEELKSVQSLQPASRCCKEVADYVVANSDPFIATNRKNRRRCRFWKWLCRMPCFNLSWICCCCCYNGCSLHLKMPRCCCDCNPCNSCSCASCCCCNCNRCNCGSCLHCGSCNRNTCNCGSCVPCASCDCNTCKCASCVPCASCDCNTCKCASCFSCASCDCNTCKCASCFSCHLPKWRCCAFPRSNCCQKDSCIRNCCNFPSPSCPDCSCCIWRCSRPKCPKVRRCCCCTKTCCNPCYLCY; the protein is encoded by the exons ATGGCTGCTCCGTCGGGCTATTCTTCCTCTGCGCCGCCGCTGCCGCCACCACGTCCAAAGTCGCCTCCGCAGTATCCTGATTTATATGGGAAGCGCCGTGAAATGGCGAAGGTTCAGATGCTTGAAAGAGAGATTGGTTTTCTTGAG GAGGAATTAAAATCCGTTCAAAGCCTTCAACCTGCTTCTAGATGCTGCAAAGA GGTTGCTGATTATGTGGTGGCAAACTCGGATCCTTTTATAGCTAC AAATCGGAAGAATCGTCGGCGCTGTCGCTTCTGGAAATGGCTGTG TCGAATGCCTTGTTTTAACCTCTCTTGgatctgctgctgctgctgctataATGGGTGCTCACTTCATCTAAAAATGCCGCGCTGCTGTTGTGACTGCAATCCATGTAACTCTTGTTCCTGTGCCAGCTGCTGTTGCTGTAACTGCAATAGATGTAACTGTGGTTCTTGTCTCCACTGTGGTTCCTGCAACCGCAATACATGTAATTGTGGTTCCTGTGTCCCCTGTGCTTCCTGTGATTGCAATACATGTAAATGCGCTTCCTGTGTTCCCTGTGCTTCCTGTGACTGCAATACATGTAAATGCGCTTCCTGTTTCAGCTGTGCTTCCTGTGACTGCAATACATGTAAATGCGCTTCCTGTTTCAGCTGTCATCTGCCGAAGTGGCGGTGTTGTGCTTTTCCACGATCAAATTGCTGTCAGAAAGATTCATGCATCAGAAATTGTTGCAATTTTCCATCTCCTTCATGCCCAGATTGCTCTTGCTGCATTTGGAGATGTTCACGTCCTAAATGTCCAAAGGTACGCCGTTGTTGCTGTTGTACAAAAACTTGTTGTAACCCTTGTTATCTATGTTACTAG
- the LOC122304273 gene encoding keratin-associated protein 5-5-like isoform X2 codes for MSQLFCEQEELKSVQSLQPASRCCKEVADYVVANSDPFIATNRKNRRRCRFWKWLCRMPCFNLSWICCCCCYNGCSLHLKMPRCCCDCNPCNSCSCASCCCCNCNRCNCGSCLHCGSCNRNTCNCGSCVPCASCDCNTCKCASCVPCASCDCNTCKCASCFSCASCDCNTCKCASCFSCHLPKWRCCAFPRSNCCQKDSCIRNCCNFPSPSCPDCSCCIWRCSRPKCPKVRRCCCCTKTCCNPCYLCY; via the exons ATGTCACAACTTTTCTGTGAGCAGGAGGAATTAAAATCCGTTCAAAGCCTTCAACCTGCTTCTAGATGCTGCAAAGA GGTTGCTGATTATGTGGTGGCAAACTCGGATCCTTTTATAGCTAC AAATCGGAAGAATCGTCGGCGCTGTCGCTTCTGGAAATGGCTGTG TCGAATGCCTTGTTTTAACCTCTCTTGgatctgctgctgctgctgctataATGGGTGCTCACTTCATCTAAAAATGCCGCGCTGCTGTTGTGACTGCAATCCATGTAACTCTTGTTCCTGTGCCAGCTGCTGTTGCTGTAACTGCAATAGATGTAACTGTGGTTCTTGTCTCCACTGTGGTTCCTGCAACCGCAATACATGTAATTGTGGTTCCTGTGTCCCCTGTGCTTCCTGTGATTGCAATACATGTAAATGCGCTTCCTGTGTTCCCTGTGCTTCCTGTGACTGCAATACATGTAAATGCGCTTCCTGTTTCAGCTGTGCTTCCTGTGACTGCAATACATGTAAATGCGCTTCCTGTTTCAGCTGTCATCTGCCGAAGTGGCGGTGTTGTGCTTTTCCACGATCAAATTGCTGTCAGAAAGATTCATGCATCAGAAATTGTTGCAATTTTCCATCTCCTTCATGCCCAGATTGCTCTTGCTGCATTTGGAGATGTTCACGTCCTAAATGTCCAAAGGTACGCCGTTGTTGCTGTTGTACAAAAACTTGTTGTAACCCTTGTTATCTATGTTACTAG